From the genome of Scytonema hofmannii PCC 7110, one region includes:
- a CDS encoding filamentous hemagglutinin N-terminal domain-containing protein produces the protein MNARKCRFFWRLGIAPVCAFGAAVLQTVAFSFNSTLAQELKPVADNTLGAESSVVTPTSPQADRIDGGAIRGANLFHSFSQFNIGEGREAYFANPSGIENILSRVTGSDASQIFGKLGVLGNANLFLMNPNGIIFGRNASLDVRGSFVASTASSLKFADGTEFSAKATQTKPLLTVSVPIGLQFGRDSGKILVQGPGNSLSQDPQRNASGTVIGTTFNRSQRPVGLQVQPDKTLALVGGDVMLEGGNLTATSGRIELGSIVGSHFVSLNPINKGWALGYQGVQNFGNIQLSQAASVDVSGTGSGDIQVRGRRITLTDGSVIAASTLGVKPGGTLTLAADDAVELMGTDPNNQIQSGLFTETLNSGSAGDITIYTDKLIVRDGAQVASSSISRGAAGKLNVTAPKSVELVGTANVAINAVDSLEMPSALASVTTGTGRSGDVTIETNKLNVINGAQIQAITFGIGNAGNLLVKAKESVELIGTTPNVLGPSGLLTSAQPGATGASGNLTLETGRLSVRDGAAIQTATFGTGDAGNLAVSAKESVELIGTSANGLPSALSTSALGAKGSGGNLTLETGRLSIRDGASIQTVTLGTGDAGNLVVNAKESVELIGTSANGQSFSTLSTSAQPGATGASGNLTLETGWLSVRDGAEIGTTTFGTGDAGNLVVNAKESVELIGTSANAQRSSSLSTSTVGATGSGGNLTLETGRLSIRDGAQTKTVTFGTGDAGNLVVNAKESVELIGTSANGPGSSGLFTSVQPEATGSGGNLTLETGRLSIRDGAQIGSSTLGEGSAGILTVNAKESVELIGISTKSQRPSLLTARTTSSGNANNINIRTGKLTVRDGARVSVSSEGSGSTGNLSVQARSIQLDNKGAITATTRSGNGGDITLQLGDLLLLRRDSRISTTAGTEGAGGDGGNITINAPAGFIVAVLRENSDITANAYTGEGGRVDIRAYGIYGIQPRQNPTSLSDITASSEFGVDGSIELNTPEIDPNSALINLPSVPVDTEVAQGCNSPNYAQSRFVITGRGGLPPNPKDILTPETMEVDWVTLNLELNTNSSTNISTNLNTTTPSPIIEATNWVLGSKGEVILTAQVSTQHQSSWQSQTHCREN, from the coding sequence ATGAATGCTCGTAAGTGCAGGTTCTTCTGGAGGTTAGGGATTGCTCCAGTATGTGCATTCGGTGCAGCCGTGTTGCAGACAGTCGCATTCTCTTTTAATTCTACTCTCGCTCAAGAACTCAAGCCTGTAGCTGATAATACGCTGGGTGCAGAGAGTTCTGTAGTCACACCAACAAGCCCGCAAGCTGACAGAATTGATGGCGGAGCGATTCGCGGAGCTAACCTGTTTCACAGTTTTTCACAATTTAATATCGGAGAAGGACGAGAGGCGTATTTTGCTAATCCAAGTGGGATTGAGAATATTTTAAGTCGGGTGACGGGGAGTGATGCCTCTCAGATTTTTGGGAAACTTGGTGTTTTGGGTAATGCGAATCTGTTTTTGATGAATCCGAATGGGATTATTTTTGGGCGGAATGCTAGTTTGGATGTTAGGGGTTCGTTTGTAGCGAGTACGGCGAGTAGTTTGAAGTTTGCGGATGGCACAGAGTTTAGTGCAAAGGCTACCCAAACTAAGCCTCTGCTGACTGTGAGTGTTCCCATTGGCTTGCAATTTGGGAGGGATTCAGGAAAGATTTTGGTGCAAGGACCAGGTAACTCCCTGAGCCAAGATCCACAAAGAAATGCAAGTGGAACTGTAATAGGTACGACATTCAATAGAAGTCAAAGACCTGTTGGTTTACAAGTGCAGCCAGATAAAACTTTAGCGCTTGTAGGTGGTGACGTAATGCTAGAGGGTGGTAATCTGACGGCTACGTCGGGACGGATTGAGTTGGGGAGTATAGTTGGTAGTCATTTTGTAAGTTTGAACCCAATAAACAAGGGCTGGGCATTGGGATATCAAGGGGTGCAAAACTTTGGGAATATCCAACTGTCCCAAGCAGCTTCCGTAGATGTTAGTGGTACGGGCAGCGGTGATATTCAAGTACGGGGCAGACGCATTACACTGACTGATGGTTCGGTGATTGCGGCTTCTACATTGGGAGTAAAACCGGGTGGAACTTTAACCTTAGCTGCTGACGATGCTGTGGAATTAATGGGAACCGATCCAAATAATCAAATTCAAAGCGGCTTGTTTACTGAAACTTTAAACTCCGGTTCGGCAGGAGATATAACGATTTATACGGACAAGTTGATTGTCCGGGATGGAGCACAGGTAGCATCTAGTAGCATTAGCAGAGGTGCAGCAGGAAAGTTGAACGTGACTGCACCAAAGTCCGTAGAACTTGTGGGAACAGCAAATGTGGCAATCAATGCTGTAGATTCTTTGGAGATGCCTAGTGCATTGGCATCTGTAACAACAGGAACTGGGAGGTCTGGAGATGTAACTATTGAAACAAATAAACTAAATGTCATCAACGGGGCACAGATACAAGCCATAACATTTGGCATAGGAAATGCGGGCAACTTGCTGGTGAAAGCGAAGGAGTCAGTGGAATTGATTGGCACCACACCCAATGTTCTGGGTCCTAGCGGCTTACTGACTTCAGCCCAGCCAGGAGCCACGGGCGCTAGCGGCAATTTAACTTTGGAAACGGGGCGGTTAAGCGTTCGGGATGGGGCAGCGATACAAACTGCGACATTTGGCACAGGCGATGCGGGCAACTTAGCGGTGAGCGCGAAGGAGTCAGTTGAACTAATTGGCACCTCAGCTAATGGTCTTCCCAGCGCCTTGTCTACTTCAGCCTTAGGAGCCAAGGGATCTGGCGGCAATTTAACTTTGGAAACGGGGCGGTTAAGTATCCGGGATGGGGCATCGATACAAACTGTGACATTAGGCACAGGAGATGCGGGCAACTTGGTGGTGAACGCGAAGGAGTCAGTAGAACTGATTGGCACCTCAGCTAATGGTCAAAGTTTCAGCACCTTGTCTACTTCAGCCCAGCCAGGAGCCACAGGTGCTAGCGGCAATTTAACTTTGGAAACGGGGTGGTTAAGTGTCCGGGATGGGGCAGAGATAGGAACTACGACGTTTGGCACAGGAGATGCGGGCAACTTGGTGGTGAACGCGAAGGAATCAGTAGAACTGATTGGCACCTCAGCTAATGCTCAGCGTTCCAGCAGCTTGTCTACTTCAACCGTAGGAGCCACAGGATCTGGCGGCAATTTAACTTTGGAAACAGGGCGGTTAAGCATCCGGGATGGGGCACAAACAAAAACTGTGACGTTTGGCACAGGAGATGCGGGCAACTTGGTAGTGAACGCAAAGGAGTCAGTGGAACTGATTGGCACCTCAGCTAATGGTCCGGGTTCCAGCGGCTTGTTTACTTCGGTCCAGCCAGAAGCCACGGGTTCTGGTGGTAATTTAACTTTGGAAACGGGGCGGTTAAGCATCCGGGATGGGGCACAGATAGGATCTAGTACCTTGGGTGAGGGTTCTGCGGGTATTTTAACAGTAAACGCAAAGGAGTCGGTAGAACTGATAGGCATCTCAACTAAAAGTCAGCGCCCCAGCCTCTTGACGGCTCGAACCACCAGTTCTGGTAATGCCAATAATATAAACATTAGAACTGGAAAGTTGACTGTCCGGGATGGGGCTAGAGTATCTGTCAGCAGTGAAGGTTCAGGATCGACAGGCAACCTATCAGTCCAAGCTCGCTCTATCCAGCTGGACAACAAAGGAGCTATTACAGCCACAACTAGGTCGGGAAATGGCGGCGATATTACACTGCAACTAGGGGATTTACTGCTGCTGCGCCGCGACAGTCGGATATCTACCACAGCTGGCACTGAAGGGGCTGGTGGAGACGGTGGTAACATCACTATCAATGCACCGGCGGGCTTCATCGTTGCTGTCCTAAGGGAAAACAGCGACATCACTGCTAATGCTTACACAGGCGAAGGCGGTAGAGTGGATATTAGAGCCTATGGCATCTATGGCATTCAACCACGGCAAAATCCAACCTCTCTGAGTGACATCACTGCCAGTTCAGAATTTGGCGTAGACGGCTCTATAGAACTTAACACACCTGAAATCGACCCTAACAGCGCCTTAATCAACTTACCATCAGTACCAGTTGACACCGAAGTCGCTCAAGGTTGCAACTCCCCGAACTACGCTCAAAGCCGTTTCGTCATCACTGGACGCGGCGGCTTACCCCCCAACCCCAAAGACATTCTTACACCCGAAACTATGGAAGTAGACTGGGTAACACTTAACCTTGAATTAAACACAAACTCTAGCACAAATATTTCTACCAATCTAAATACTACCACACCATCCCCAATAATTGAAGCCACTAACTGGGTATTGGGTTCCAAAGGCGAAGTGATATTGACAGCCCAAGTCTCAACACAACACCAGAGTTCTTGGCAATCACAAACCCACTGTCGTGAAAACTAA
- a CDS encoding TMEM165/GDT1 family protein, producing MTQIPPVKLDSAPLNLSHLSEAESQLEVKQDKDYRSVTALVEIPPSLVVNEPPKPQKAMVIFTTTFVTIFLAEIGDKTQLSTLLISAESQSPWVVFLGSASALVMTSLLGVLLGSWMASRLSPKTIEKASGIMLLFISIMLFWDLLIQ from the coding sequence GTGACACAAATACCACCCGTGAAACTTGACTCCGCACCGCTCAATCTTTCTCATCTGTCTGAAGCTGAAAGTCAACTAGAAGTTAAACAAGATAAGGATTATCGTTCAGTAACTGCCTTAGTTGAGATTCCACCATCTTTAGTTGTTAACGAACCTCCAAAGCCGCAGAAGGCAATGGTTATCTTTACAACAACCTTTGTGACCATCTTCCTGGCAGAAATAGGTGACAAGACACAGTTGTCTACCTTATTAATAAGTGCAGAATCTCAATCTCCGTGGGTGGTTTTCCTGGGATCTGCGAGTGCGCTTGTTATGACTAGTTTACTAGGTGTTCTTTTGGGAAGTTGGATGGCTAGCCGATTGTCTCCCAAAACTATAGAAAAAGCATCCGGAATCATGTTGCTGTTTATCTCCATCATGCTGTTTTGGGATTTGTTAATACAGTGA
- a CDS encoding TMEM165/GDT1 family protein, producing MDWHLLGLSFITVFLSELGDKSQLAAIALSGRSHSPRAVFFGTAGALLLTSFLGALAGGAVAEFLPTRLLKAIAAIGFAVLAIRLLFFNNEEASADTER from the coding sequence ATGGATTGGCATCTTTTAGGATTAAGCTTCATAACAGTATTTCTGTCAGAACTGGGGGATAAAAGTCAGCTAGCAGCGATCGCACTTTCGGGACGCAGTCACTCTCCTCGTGCAGTATTTTTTGGAACGGCTGGCGCACTGCTTTTGACCTCTTTTTTAGGAGCATTAGCCGGAGGGGCTGTGGCAGAGTTTTTACCAACAAGATTGCTGAAAGCGATCGCTGCTATAGGGTTTGCTGTACTCGCTATTCGCCTGTTGTTTTTCAATAATGAGGAAGCCTCAGCTGATACGGAGCGTTGA
- a CDS encoding Uma2 family endonuclease, which produces MTTVTKKLTFEEYLAYDDGTDNRYELVDGELVEMPPETKRNNSIAIYLLSKFLKLVPLDLICHKDTEIVVTGNRTRVRLPDLMILTEELRAAIGGKRATITQDMPSPSLVVEVVSPGKVNEDRDYRYKRSEYAARGILEYWIVDPGNARVTVLTLVEGFYEESVFQGSDLITSTTFPDLKLTALQVLEAGEGE; this is translated from the coding sequence ATGACCACAGTGACCAAAAAACTCACCTTTGAAGAATACCTTGCTTATGACGATGGGACGGATAACAGATACGAGCTTGTGGATGGAGAGTTAGTGGAAATGCCACCAGAAACGAAAAGAAATAACTCGATCGCCATCTACTTGCTGTCAAAATTTCTCAAGCTCGTACCTTTAGACCTCATCTGTCACAAAGATACGGAAATTGTGGTAACAGGGAATCGCACTCGCGTCCGCCTCCCAGACTTGATGATCTTAACTGAAGAGTTACGTGCGGCGATTGGTGGCAAACGAGCAACAATTACTCAAGATATGCCATCTCCCTCATTAGTGGTTGAGGTTGTCTCCCCTGGTAAAGTGAACGAAGATCGCGACTACCGCTACAAGCGTTCTGAGTATGCAGCACGCGGAATTCTTGAATACTGGATTGTCGATCCTGGTAACGCAAGAGTTACAGTGCTAACTCTGGTAGAGGGATTCTACGAAGAATCTGTGTTTCAGGGGAGCGATCTCATCACCTCAACAACTTTTCCCGATCTAAAACTGACCGCACTACAGGTCTTGGAAGCAGGCGAAGGGGAATGA
- the argJ gene encoding bifunctional ornithine acetyltransferase/N-acetylglutamate synthase, with translation MADWQEISGGVTAPRGYQAAGITAGLKPSGLPDLALIVSDVEAIAAGVFTTSQVKAACVDYCRQQLQAKHSARAILCNAGQANAATGSHGWFDALESAMALAQALNIPSESVLLASTGVIGKRIPMDALKAGIPKLIAALSDTGSDAAAGAIITTDLVPKSIALETTIGDRSVRIGGIAKGSGMIHPNMATMLAFVTCDAAVSPALWQQMLSRAAEKSFNSITVDGDTSTNDSLIALANGQSRTPAITEMGTEAEKLEAMLTAVCQHLAKAIARDGEGATCLVEVQVTGAHDEHTARQVAKTIAGSSLVKSAIFGRDPNWGRIAAAAGRAGVPFEQENLKIRLGDFLLMEKGQPQDFDRAAASEYMKKAASGAYLKEDTVLISVSLGNGNGFGTAWGCDLSYDYVKINAEYTT, from the coding sequence ATGGCAGACTGGCAGGAAATTAGTGGCGGTGTCACTGCACCTAGAGGATATCAAGCAGCAGGAATTACAGCAGGGTTGAAGCCTTCGGGGCTACCGGATTTAGCTTTGATAGTATCAGATGTAGAAGCTATTGCCGCAGGTGTATTTACAACAAGTCAGGTAAAAGCTGCCTGTGTAGATTATTGCCGCCAGCAATTGCAAGCTAAGCATAGCGCTCGTGCCATTCTTTGCAATGCAGGACAAGCAAACGCTGCTACTGGGAGTCACGGTTGGTTTGATGCCCTAGAATCTGCAATGGCTCTAGCACAAGCACTTAACATTCCCTCTGAATCGGTGCTTTTAGCTTCTACTGGAGTCATTGGAAAACGCATTCCTATGGATGCATTGAAAGCTGGAATTCCCAAACTTATTGCCGCCCTTTCCGATACAGGTTCCGATGCTGCTGCAGGTGCAATTATCACCACAGATTTAGTGCCAAAATCTATCGCACTGGAGACAACTATTGGCGATCGCTCTGTCCGAATTGGTGGTATTGCCAAAGGTTCTGGCATGATTCATCCCAACATGGCAACGATGCTAGCCTTTGTCACTTGTGATGCTGCAGTGTCTCCCGCCCTATGGCAACAAATGTTAAGCCGTGCTGCTGAGAAAAGCTTTAATTCCATCACTGTTGATGGAGATACCAGCACCAACGATAGCTTAATTGCTCTTGCAAATGGTCAATCTCGTACCCCAGCTATAACTGAAATGGGTACAGAAGCAGAAAAATTAGAGGCAATGCTCACAGCAGTGTGTCAGCATTTAGCCAAAGCAATTGCTCGTGACGGTGAAGGTGCCACTTGCCTTGTGGAGGTACAAGTCACGGGAGCGCACGATGAACATACAGCCCGACAAGTTGCCAAAACCATTGCAGGTTCATCGCTTGTCAAGTCTGCTATTTTTGGACGAGACCCCAACTGGGGAAGGATCGCCGCTGCTGCTGGACGTGCTGGAGTTCCTTTTGAGCAAGAAAACCTCAAGATTAGATTAGGAGATTTCTTGCTTATGGAGAAGGGTCAACCACAAGATTTCGATCGCGCTGCTGCAAGCGAGTATATGAAAAAAGCTGCATCGGGTGCTTATTTAAAAGAGGATACAGTTCTTATCTCTGTCAGTCTTGGCAATGGTAATGGTTTCGGTACTGCTTGGGGTTGCGATCTCAGTTACGACTATGTGAAAATTAATGCCGAGTATACAACATAA
- the gatB gene encoding Asp-tRNA(Asn)/Glu-tRNA(Gln) amidotransferase subunit GatB — translation MTSSAPVKTEYEAIIGLETHCQLSTETKIFSTSSTAFGADPNSNIDPVCMGLPGVLPVLNEKVLEYAVKAGLALNCQIAKYSKFDRKQYFYPDLPKNYQISQYDLPIAEHGWLEIELVDKDGNPTRKRIGITRLHMEEDAGKLVHAGSDRLSGSTYSLVDYNRAGVPLVEIVSEPDLRSGQEAAEYAQELRRILRYLGVSDGNMQEGSLRCDVNISVRPFGQKEFGTKVEIKNMNSFNAIQRAIEYEIERQIAAVEAGERIIQETRLWEEGSQRTISMRVKEGSSDYRYFPEPDLAPIEVTPEQLENWRAQLPELPAQKRHRYESELGLSAYDTRVLTEEHAVSEFFEATLKAGASAKQTANWITQDIAAYLNKNKLSITEIALTPANLADLITRIETGKISNAIAKENLPELLNGRSPDELFKGKELISDPNVLEAIIDEVMAANPKELEKYRKGNTNLKGFFIGQVLKKTNKLAEPKLTNELVEKKLNSDQ, via the coding sequence ATGACTTCTTCTGCTCCAGTCAAAACTGAGTACGAGGCAATAATTGGTCTGGAAACCCATTGTCAACTCAGCACTGAAACCAAGATCTTCTCCACGAGTTCTACAGCGTTTGGTGCTGATCCCAATAGTAACATTGACCCAGTTTGCATGGGTTTGCCTGGAGTTTTGCCAGTCCTTAATGAAAAAGTACTAGAATATGCTGTCAAAGCTGGTTTAGCACTCAATTGCCAAATTGCTAAATACAGTAAATTCGATCGCAAACAGTATTTTTATCCCGATCTACCTAAAAATTACCAAATTTCTCAGTACGACCTTCCCATAGCCGAACACGGTTGGTTGGAAATTGAGCTTGTTGATAAGGATGGTAACCCCACCCGCAAGCGAATTGGTATTACGCGCTTGCATATGGAAGAAGATGCAGGTAAATTAGTCCACGCAGGAAGCGATCGCCTTTCAGGTTCCACTTATTCTTTAGTCGATTACAACCGTGCGGGTGTACCGTTAGTGGAGATTGTTTCCGAACCCGATTTGCGTTCCGGACAAGAAGCTGCTGAATATGCCCAAGAGTTACGCCGAATTTTACGCTACCTTGGCGTCAGTGATGGCAATATGCAAGAAGGTTCTCTACGTTGCGATGTCAATATCTCAGTGCGTCCCTTTGGACAAAAGGAATTTGGCACAAAGGTAGAAATTAAAAACATGAACTCCTTCAACGCTATTCAACGGGCGATCGAATACGAAATTGAACGGCAAATTGCAGCCGTAGAAGCAGGAGAGCGTATTATCCAAGAAACTCGCTTGTGGGAAGAGGGCAGTCAACGCACAATTAGTATGCGGGTTAAGGAAGGTTCTAGCGACTACCGCTACTTCCCCGAACCCGATTTAGCTCCCATTGAAGTTACTCCAGAGCAATTGGAGAATTGGCGTGCTCAACTCCCCGAACTACCAGCACAAAAGCGCCATCGTTATGAAAGCGAACTGGGACTTTCTGCTTACGATACACGAGTGCTGACAGAAGAACATGCGGTATCTGAATTTTTTGAAGCAACGCTCAAAGCAGGTGCAAGCGCCAAACAAACCGCTAACTGGATTACTCAAGATATCGCCGCCTATCTCAACAAGAACAAACTCAGCATTACTGAAATCGCCCTGACACCTGCAAATCTTGCTGATCTTATCACTCGTATTGAAACAGGCAAAATCAGCAATGCCATAGCCAAAGAGAATTTGCCAGAGTTACTCAATGGTCGTTCTCCTGACGAATTGTTCAAAGGGAAAGAACTGATTAGCGATCCTAACGTACTGGAAGCCATCATTGATGAAGTTATGGCTGCCAATCCCAAAGAGTTGGAGAAATATCGCAAAGGCAACACCAACCTTAAAGGTTTCTTCATCGGGCAAGTTCTCAAAAAGACCAACAAACTTGCGGAACCAAAATTAACCAACGAATTGGTTGAGAAGAAGCTTAACAGTGACCAGTGA
- a CDS encoding HugZ family protein, producing MSQFETALTAYQGFTDQFLSVAIATVSTDGIPNASYAPFVFDENKNIYIYVSGLATHTQNLHAVPTVSVLFIEDESQTKQIFARRRLIFDCTATLIERDTDSWQQIVDRFEARFGDIIQMLRELPDFRIFKLTPNTGRFVIGFGAAYEVDPNGFATLKHITGENRI from the coding sequence ATGTCACAATTTGAAACTGCCCTTACTGCATACCAAGGCTTCACAGACCAATTTCTCAGTGTTGCGATCGCCACTGTCAGCACAGATGGCATACCCAATGCTAGCTACGCTCCGTTTGTCTTTGATGAAAACAAAAATATTTACATATACGTAAGCGGTCTTGCTACCCACACTCAAAATTTACACGCAGTACCCACAGTAAGCGTGTTATTTATTGAAGATGAGTCACAAACTAAACAAATCTTTGCCCGCCGCCGTCTTATCTTTGACTGTACAGCGACCTTAATAGAACGAGATACCGATTCTTGGCAGCAAATCGTCGATCGCTTTGAAGCACGTTTTGGCGATATTATTCAAATGTTGCGGGAGTTGCCAGATTTTCGTATTTTCAAGCTAACACCAAACACGGGACGCTTCGTTATTGGTTTTGGTGCTGCCTATGAAGTAGACCCAAATGGCTTTGCCACTCTAAAACATATTACAGGTGAAAACAGGATATGA
- a CDS encoding DUF4383 domain-containing protein: MGVRYFALISGIVYVLLGLFGFIPGMVATPGTGGPEVLIKTGYGYLLELFAINVIHNIVHIAVGVWGLISYRRYIRSRSYARGLAVFYGVLAIMGLLPVLNTVFGIIPVFGHNVWLHAVTALIAAYFGFKAPDAVTLREQERSMASGRSRNRF, from the coding sequence ATGGGAGTACGCTACTTTGCCCTAATTTCCGGCATAGTGTATGTATTGCTAGGTCTCTTTGGCTTCATACCAGGTATGGTTGCAACACCGGGTACTGGTGGACCTGAAGTTTTGATTAAGACCGGATATGGTTACTTACTGGAATTATTTGCTATCAATGTTATCCATAACATTGTACATATAGCTGTGGGTGTTTGGGGACTCATTTCCTACCGTCGCTATATTAGATCGCGGAGTTATGCACGCGGTTTAGCAGTTTTTTATGGAGTGCTGGCAATCATGGGATTGTTACCAGTTCTCAATACAGTATTCGGCATAATTCCGGTATTTGGTCACAACGTTTGGCTTCATGCAGTCACAGCATTAATCGCTGCTTACTTTGGATTCAAAGCACCTGATGCTGTAACACTCAGAGAACAGGAACGCTCTATGGCAAGCGGGCGATCGCGCAACCGCTTTTAA
- a CDS encoding Rieske 2Fe-2S domain-containing protein — translation MKILQGAPWLLGHRSMLKPNKPVKVSLCGNDYVLWQDSTKKINCLPNACPHMGAMLSEGWCVTKPDGSSTVACPFHALEFDGTGCTVLPGSNKPTKSLIKPLELIVQGDFIWSYGGCEPKIPIPKIMNEIAAEYEFIGLTGDRSIKTDFLNLLLNMHDYNHQNGTHRQLFEIEEVQLKQFIDNGFHSHAYIAQPRTKPKLRDILKNPALVLLPKVLEAHLENYFPCLGIMHGESSLFSLKECHFYIPESAERSRVGVLMFMKAHSPLAHLLKKNLLRLIDIVIEQDADILGKLYTNTVQHIKLNNEVGMDWVRRNFDNFPMVSDQ, via the coding sequence ATGAAAATACTACAAGGCGCACCGTGGCTTTTGGGACATCGCTCTATGCTCAAGCCAAACAAGCCTGTAAAAGTTTCGCTGTGCGGTAACGATTACGTTCTTTGGCAAGACAGTACCAAAAAAATTAACTGCTTGCCGAATGCCTGTCCCCACATGGGTGCAATGCTATCAGAAGGTTGGTGTGTCACTAAACCTGATGGTAGCAGTACGGTAGCTTGCCCATTTCATGCGCTGGAATTTGATGGCACTGGTTGCACGGTTTTACCCGGTTCCAACAAGCCCACCAAATCTTTAATAAAGCCATTAGAGTTAATTGTTCAGGGTGACTTTATTTGGTCATACGGTGGATGTGAGCCAAAAATTCCCATCCCAAAAATTATGAATGAAATTGCAGCAGAGTATGAATTTATTGGTTTGACAGGCGATCGCAGTATCAAGACGGATTTTCTCAATCTGCTGTTAAATATGCATGACTACAATCATCAAAATGGTACTCATCGGCAGTTATTTGAGATTGAAGAAGTCCAACTCAAACAGTTTATCGATAACGGATTTCACTCCCATGCTTATATCGCTCAACCGAGAACCAAACCCAAACTCCGCGACATCTTGAAGAACCCAGCCCTTGTGTTATTGCCAAAAGTACTTGAAGCTCATTTAGAAAACTACTTTCCATGCTTGGGAATCATGCACGGTGAGAGTTCGCTTTTCAGTCTTAAAGAATGTCATTTTTATATTCCAGAATCAGCAGAGCGTTCCCGTGTTGGAGTTTTGATGTTCATGAAAGCACATTCTCCCCTAGCCCATCTGCTTAAAAAAAATCTCCTCAGGCTAATTGATATTGTTATCGAGCAAGACGCTGATATTTTGGGCAAACTCTATACCAATACAGTACAGCATATCAAACTCAACAACGAAGTCGGTATGGATTGGGTGCGACGAAATTTTGACAATTTTCCAATGGTCAGTGACCAGTGA
- a CDS encoding TetR/AcrR family transcriptional regulator, whose product MVQLRKIKNRPVRDAEVTQQQILDAAELEFARHGLYGARLSAIAKAAGVTTAMIHYYFESKEGLYKAVLQRPAAELATEFALLNLDELSPTEALGKMIGVAIAYEAKHPHRQMLWFQEASQNRGEYIKLSQQNMAEVHSYLFKVLERGIRDGSFREVDPALTGLHIISICIFYFIAHENWKHLTPEVDRLSPEMVEKHTKAAIELILAGVKKIP is encoded by the coding sequence ATGGTTCAGTTGCGAAAAATAAAGAATCGCCCCGTGCGCGATGCAGAAGTTACTCAACAGCAAATTCTGGATGCAGCAGAACTGGAGTTTGCACGCCACGGGTTGTATGGAGCACGTTTAAGCGCGATCGCTAAAGCTGCGGGTGTGACGACTGCTATGATTCACTACTATTTTGAGAGTAAAGAAGGTTTGTATAAAGCAGTGTTACAGCGTCCGGCGGCTGAACTGGCAACAGAATTTGCTTTACTTAACTTAGATGAGCTTTCACCAACGGAAGCCTTGGGGAAAATGATCGGAGTTGCGATCGCCTATGAAGCCAAACATCCCCATCGGCAAATGCTGTGGTTTCAGGAAGCCAGCCAAAATCGTGGAGAATACATTAAACTGAGTCAACAGAACATGGCTGAAGTTCATTCTTATTTGTTCAAAGTTTTAGAGCGTGGTATTAGAGATGGGAGTTTTCGAGAAGTAGATCCTGCGCTGACTGGGCTTCACATCATTTCGATTTGCATTTTCTATTTCATAGCTCATGAGAATTGGAAGCATCTGACACCAGAGGTCGATCGCCTCAGTCCAGAGATGGTAGAAAAGCATACCAAAGCAGCGATCGAACTTATTTTGGCTGGTGTGAAGAAAATACCATGA